From a region of the Candidatus Brocadia sp. genome:
- a CDS encoding DUF2149 domain-containing protein: MGISITQFPNRYPEYVRLCGEQKYTMRYLKKRRRVIGRDVDLHQEDPMSGVANLFDVGVVFIVGLIGALISAYSLLDLLSPKTEITMVKQRENGQVEIVTKKGKQVKVEKVTDKKLQGEGTRLGIAYRLTDGKVIYVPEGSE, translated from the coding sequence TTGGGAATCTCAATCACTCAATTTCCCAACCGCTATCCGGAATATGTGCGTCTCTGCGGTGAACAAAAATACACAATGAGATATCTCAAGAAAAGGCGCAGGGTGATAGGAAGGGATGTTGATCTTCATCAGGAAGATCCCATGTCAGGTGTTGCAAATCTATTCGACGTAGGGGTTGTCTTTATTGTCGGTCTTATCGGGGCATTAATTAGCGCGTATAGCCTCCTCGACCTCCTTTCTCCAAAAACAGAGATTACCATGGTTAAACAAAGAGAAAATGGCCAGGTAGAGATTGTTACAAAAAAGGGGAAGCAGGTAAAAGTGGAAAAGGTTACCGATAAAAAACTACAGGGAGAAGGCACCCGATTAGGGATTGCTTATCGGTTAACAGATGGAAAGGTAATCTATGTGCCGGAAGGGTCTGAATAG